In one Pseudomonas sp. Bout1 genomic region, the following are encoded:
- the norR gene encoding nitric oxide reductase transcriptional regulator NorR — translation MTAKPLLTTLLPLVADLSRELPEGERYRRLLQAMRALLPCDAAALLRLDGEWLVPLAVDGLSTDTLGRRFKVSEHPRFGVLLSSAGPTRFDSDSELPDPYDGLVDGLHGHLEVHDCMGCPLFVDDQPWGLLTLDALDTERFERVELDALQAFASLAAATVNVAERIERLALRAEDEHQRAEIYRQASGQQHKEMIGQSKTHKRLVEEINLVGGSDLTVLITGETGVGKELVAQAIHAASSRAEKPLISLNCAALPETLVESELFGHVRGAFTGALNERRGKFELANGGTLFLDEVGELSLTVQAKLLRVLQSGQLQRLGSDKEHQVDVRLIAATNRDLAEEVRSGRYRADFYHRLSVYPLQVPALRERGRDVLLLAGFFLEQNRSRMGLGSLRLTSDAQAALLAYMWPGNVRELEHLIGRSALKALGNCRERPKILSLSAADLDLPDVSAPPIAEQPDAVPEVTGDLRLATENYQRQVISACLERHQHNWASAARELGLDRANLGRMAKRLGLK, via the coding sequence ATGACTGCGAAGCCACTGCTCACCACCCTGCTGCCCCTGGTTGCCGACCTGTCCCGCGAGCTGCCCGAAGGCGAGCGCTATCGGCGCCTGCTCCAGGCCATGCGCGCCCTGCTGCCCTGCGATGCTGCCGCCCTGCTGCGCCTGGACGGAGAATGGCTGGTGCCGCTGGCGGTGGACGGCTTGAGCACCGACACCCTCGGCCGGCGTTTCAAGGTCAGCGAGCACCCGCGTTTCGGCGTGCTACTCAGCAGTGCCGGCCCTACCCGTTTTGACAGCGACAGCGAACTGCCCGACCCCTACGACGGTTTGGTGGACGGCTTGCACGGGCACCTGGAAGTTCACGACTGCATGGGTTGCCCGCTGTTTGTCGACGACCAGCCCTGGGGCCTGCTGACCCTCGACGCCCTCGACACCGAACGCTTCGAGCGGGTGGAACTGGACGCTTTGCAAGCTTTCGCCAGCCTCGCCGCCGCGACCGTCAACGTGGCCGAGCGCATCGAACGCCTGGCCCTGCGTGCCGAAGACGAACACCAGCGCGCCGAAATCTACCGCCAGGCCAGCGGCCAGCAGCACAAGGAAATGATCGGCCAGAGCAAGACCCACAAGCGTCTGGTGGAAGAAATCAACCTGGTGGGCGGCAGCGACCTCACAGTGTTGATCACCGGCGAGACCGGCGTGGGCAAGGAGCTGGTGGCCCAGGCGATCCACGCCGCCTCATCCCGCGCCGAAAAACCGCTGATCAGCCTCAACTGCGCCGCCCTGCCGGAAACCCTGGTGGAAAGCGAGCTGTTCGGCCACGTGCGTGGGGCGTTTACCGGCGCGCTGAATGAACGCCGTGGCAAATTCGAACTGGCGAATGGCGGCACACTGTTTCTGGATGAAGTGGGCGAGTTGTCCCTCACCGTGCAGGCCAAGCTGCTGCGGGTGCTGCAAAGCGGTCAGTTGCAGCGCCTGGGGTCCGACAAGGAGCATCAGGTGGATGTACGCCTGATCGCCGCCACTAACCGCGACTTGGCCGAAGAAGTGCGCAGCGGCCGCTATCGCGCCGACTTCTACCACCGTTTGAGTGTGTACCCGCTGCAAGTCCCGGCGCTGCGCGAGCGGGGTCGCGACGTGCTGCTCCTGGCCGGTTTTTTCCTCGAACAGAATCGCTCACGCATGGGCTTGGGCAGCCTGCGCCTGACCAGCGACGCGCAGGCGGCGCTGCTGGCCTATATGTGGCCTGGCAATGTGCGCGAACTGGAACACCTGATCGGCCGCAGCGCCTTGAAAGCCCTGGGCAACTGCCGGGAACGGCCGAAGATTCTCAGCCTGAGTGCGGCCGACCTGGACTTGCCTGATGTGTCTGCGCCACCGATTGCAGAGCAACCCGACGCCGTGCCAGAGGTGACCGGCGACCTGCGCCTGGCCACCGAGAACTACCAGCGCCAGGTCATCAGCGCTTGCCTGGAGCGCCACCAGCACAACTGGGCCAGCGCGGCCCGCGAGCTGGGCCTGGACCGGGCCAACCTGGGACGGATGGCCAAGCGACTCGGCCTGAAGTAG
- a CDS encoding DMT family transporter — MNLFLYLLTVLIWGTTWIALKWQLGVVAIPVSIVYRFGLAALVLFVMLLLSRKLQVMNRRGHLICLAQGLCLFCVNFMCFLTASQWLPSGLVAVVFSTATLWNALNARVFFGQKVARNVLMGGGLGLLGLGLLFWPELVGHTASPQTLLGLGLALLGTLCFSAGNMLSSLQQKAGLKPLTTNAWGMAYGASMLAMYCAVQGIPFDMEWNSRYIGSLLYLVIPGSVIGFTAYLTLVGRMGPERAAYCTVLFPVVALNVSAFAEGYQWTAPALGGLVLVMLGNVLVFRKPKASAPISPIYKAKQI; from the coding sequence ATGAACCTTTTCCTGTATTTACTCACCGTACTGATCTGGGGCACCACGTGGATTGCCCTCAAGTGGCAATTGGGGGTGGTAGCGATTCCGGTGTCGATCGTCTATCGCTTTGGCCTCGCAGCGCTGGTGCTGTTCGTGATGTTGCTACTCAGCCGCAAGCTGCAGGTGATGAACCGCCGCGGGCATTTGATCTGCCTGGCCCAGGGCCTGTGCCTGTTTTGCGTCAACTTCATGTGCTTCCTGACCGCCAGCCAGTGGCTCCCCAGCGGCCTGGTGGCGGTGGTGTTCTCGACGGCCACTTTGTGGAACGCGTTGAACGCCCGGGTGTTCTTCGGCCAGAAGGTAGCGCGCAATGTATTGATGGGCGGCGGCCTTGGCTTGCTGGGCCTGGGGCTGTTGTTCTGGCCTGAATTGGTGGGGCACACCGCCAGCCCGCAAACCTTGCTCGGCCTGGGCCTGGCGTTGCTCGGCACCCTGTGTTTCTCGGCGGGCAACATGCTGTCGAGCCTGCAACAGAAAGCCGGCCTCAAGCCGCTGACCACCAATGCCTGGGGCATGGCCTATGGCGCCTCGATGCTGGCGATGTACTGTGCGGTGCAGGGCATTCCGTTCGACATGGAATGGAACAGCCGCTATATCGGTTCGTTGCTGTACCTGGTAATCCCGGGCTCGGTGATTGGGTTTACCGCCTACCTGACGTTGGTCGGCCGCATGGGCCCGGAGCGGGCGGCGTATTGCACCGTGCTGTTCCCGGTGGTGGCACTGAACGTCTCGGCCTTTGCCGAGGGCTATCAGTGGACGGCGCCGGCGTTGGGAGGGTTGGTGCTGGTGATGCTGGGGAATGTGTTGGTGTTTCGTAAGCCCAAGGCTAGTGCGCCGATCAGTCCAATCTACAAGGCGAAGCAGATCTGA
- a CDS encoding AraC family transcriptional regulator yields the protein MPPLETLQVFQSLNRSPNARLELCAELGDGLSAALWSNHHDAQDYQAPDHHTLSCYIGGGTGTFRRDQPGTKGGPDKLCILPADHQSAWVINGEIRLAHVYFSPEQFALGCVTLLDREPRELLLRESTFLDDAQQALRFHQLISLNWKEPAERLLTSSLAHELLSHALLSQVGMREGLRLKGGLAAHQRRQLVEYIDQQLAEPVSLGQLAGLCALSEYHFARMFRESFGLPPHQYLLARRLARARELLRGGALPLGEIALACGFSSASHFTNRFRQAMGATPGEYRHAFLP from the coding sequence ATGCCGCCACTGGAAACCCTGCAAGTCTTTCAATCCCTCAACCGCTCGCCCAATGCTCGCCTTGAGCTGTGCGCCGAGCTCGGTGACGGCTTGTCTGCAGCCTTGTGGAGCAACCATCATGACGCCCAGGATTACCAAGCCCCCGACCACCACACACTGTCGTGCTACATCGGCGGCGGCACCGGCACTTTTCGCCGCGACCAACCCGGCACCAAGGGCGGCCCCGACAAACTGTGCATCCTGCCCGCCGACCATCAGTCGGCGTGGGTGATCAACGGCGAGATCCGCCTGGCCCACGTGTATTTCAGCCCCGAGCAATTCGCCCTGGGTTGCGTGACATTACTGGACCGTGAGCCGCGCGAGTTGCTGCTGCGTGAGAGCACGTTCCTGGACGATGCCCAGCAGGCCCTACGCTTTCACCAACTGATCAGCCTGAACTGGAAAGAGCCCGCTGAACGCTTGCTGACCAGCAGCCTGGCTCATGAACTGCTCAGTCATGCCCTACTCAGCCAGGTTGGAATGCGTGAGGGTTTGCGCTTGAAAGGCGGGCTCGCCGCCCATCAACGCCGGCAACTGGTGGAGTACATCGACCAGCAGTTGGCCGAGCCGGTCAGCCTCGGGCAACTGGCAGGCTTGTGTGCATTGTCGGAGTACCACTTTGCGCGGATGTTTCGCGAGAGTTTCGGCCTGCCGCCCCACCAATACCTGCTGGCGCGACGACTGGCCCGCGCCCGGGAGCTGTTGCGTGGAGGGGCGTTGCCGTTGGGCGAGATTGCGCTGGCGTGCGGGTTTTCCAGTGCCAGCCACTTTACCAACCGGTTTCGCCAGGCGATGGGGGCGACGCCGGGTGAATACCGCCACGCCTTCCTGCCTTGA
- the dacB gene encoding D-alanyl-D-alanine carboxypeptidase/D-alanyl-D-alanine-endopeptidase, with translation MRLGRWTHAGGLLLGLSLLLGGCATAPTTSTRDTLDQLLADPALHGASVSLMVRDAHSASTLYQHNPRTRLTPASSLKLLTTAAAMDVLGPQYRFSTQLLSDGPRQGAVLNGNLYLRGLGDPSIQWADYQALAASLAQQGIQQVRGDLVFDDTFFDAERLGTDWSQDDESTYYGAQISALTVSPNTDFDAGSLLVTAKAPVAVGHPVTVDISPATDYVQLSNRAVSGAGNSYGINRQHGTNLLRLSGALAPGKQSRQLVSVWEPTQLVANLFGQALAEQGISVQGRRMIWGVTAPTATVLAMHESAPLQELITPLLKLSNNNMSEALLKAMGRKTANAGTAQAGVAAVAGFLKRQGIDTATLNQVDGSGLSRRNLVSSQNLTDLLLAASKQPWFNAWYNALPVAGNPQRMVGGSLRYRLRDTAAQNNLHGKTGSMSGVSSLTGYVTDAKGRQLVFSMVTNNYVVEGARIKALENRLATALANSTDY, from the coding sequence ATGCGGTTGGGACGATGGACACACGCCGGCGGGCTGCTGCTGGGCTTGAGCTTGTTGCTGGGCGGTTGCGCCACGGCGCCGACAACTTCCACCCGCGACACCCTCGACCAGTTGCTGGCCGACCCGGCGCTGCACGGTGCCAGCGTGTCACTGATGGTGCGCGATGCCCACAGCGCCAGCACGCTCTACCAACACAACCCGCGCACGCGGCTCACCCCAGCCTCCAGCCTCAAGTTGCTGACCACGGCGGCGGCAATGGATGTGTTGGGGCCGCAGTATCGGTTCTCCACACAGCTGTTGAGCGACGGCCCCCGCCAGGGCGCGGTGCTTAACGGCAACCTGTACCTGCGAGGCCTGGGCGACCCGAGCATCCAGTGGGCCGATTACCAGGCACTGGCGGCCAGCCTGGCGCAACAGGGCATCCAGCAAGTGCGCGGCGATTTGGTGTTCGATGACACCTTTTTCGACGCCGAGCGCCTGGGCACCGACTGGTCCCAGGACGACGAAAGCACCTATTACGGCGCGCAGATTTCGGCGCTGACGGTGTCGCCCAATACGGATTTTGACGCGGGCTCCCTGCTGGTCACGGCCAAGGCCCCGGTTGCGGTGGGCCACCCGGTGACGGTGGATATCAGCCCGGCGACCGACTACGTGCAGCTCAGTAACCGTGCGGTCAGTGGCGCGGGTAACAGCTATGGGATCAATCGCCAGCATGGCACCAACCTGTTGCGCCTCAGCGGCGCATTGGCGCCGGGCAAGCAGAGTCGGCAATTGGTCAGTGTGTGGGAGCCGACGCAACTGGTGGCCAATCTGTTTGGGCAGGCGTTGGCAGAGCAGGGGATTAGCGTGCAAGGGCGTCGGATGATCTGGGGTGTGACTGCGCCCACGGCGACGGTGCTCGCGATGCATGAGTCGGCGCCGTTACAGGAATTGATCACGCCATTGCTCAAGCTTTCCAACAACAACATGTCGGAAGCCTTGCTCAAGGCCATGGGGCGCAAGACCGCCAATGCCGGGACGGCTCAGGCGGGGGTGGCGGCGGTGGCCGGCTTCCTCAAGCGCCAGGGAATTGATACGGCGACGTTAAACCAGGTGGACGGTTCGGGGTTGTCCCGGCGTAACCTGGTGTCGTCGCAGAACCTCACGGACCTGCTGCTGGCTGCCAGCAAACAGCCGTGGTTCAACGCCTGGTACAACGCGTTGCCGGTTGCCGGCAATCCGCAGCGGATGGTGGGCGGCAGTTTGCGCTATCGCCTGCGGGACACGGCAGCGCAAAACAACCTGCACGGCAAGACCGGCTCCATGAGCGGCGTGTCGTCATTGACCGGTTATGTCACCGATGCCAAGGGCCGCCAGCTGGTGTTTTCGATGGTGACCAACAATTACGTGGTCGAGGGCGCACGCATCAAGGCACTGGAAAACCGCCTGGCCACGGCACTGGCCAACAGCACGGACTATTGA
- a CDS encoding TonB-dependent receptor: protein MKSRATSAGLVKQWLGASVLAVSGLALLPLGMAQAAEAQQQSTVFNFALAAKPLPQALSDFTRVTGISVVYTDEAPYAIKAPAITGQMSATQAMQRLLGNSGFTFRQIDARTLALEPLPTEGALNLGATTINGTAQPSDTTSYQPPPTSSVMRSHGLLLETPQTVNVVPAQVIRDQQPRNLDDALANVSGITQANTLGSTQDAVMLRGFGDNRNGSIMQDGMPVVQGRALNSTAERVEVLKGPSSLLYGIQDPGGVVNIVSKKPELIQSTSLTVRGSTFGDGKNGSGGNLDTTGPIGDSGLAYRLIVDHEDEDYWRNFGTHRESLIAPSLAWYGDSTKLLFAYEHREFLSPFDRGTAIDPKTNHPLDIPSTRRLDEPFNNMEGRSDLYRFEADHDLNDDWKAHFGYSWNRETYDASQVRVVKVNSNGTLTRSMDGTQGALTTDRFATASLEGKVNVAGMQHDLTFGLDDEYRKIYRADLIRQSPRGTFNYNDPVYGNEVAGTTVSAPDSNQMDLLRSDSLFMQDAIHLTDQWIVVGGARYQMYDQYAGKGVPFTANTDGNGQKWVPRVGLVYRYTDELSFYGSYTESFKPNSTIAPLANKTILDGSLEPEQSKSWELGTKLDMPGRITASAALFNIEKRNVLVQVGDGLTAVYSVAGKVRSRGLELDASGQLTDKWSVIGSYAYTDAVVTEDPDLKGNRLQNVAKNTGSLSAVYDFGSILGGDQLRVGAGARYVGERSGDAANSFDLPGYTVADAFATYDTKVDGQKVKFQLNVKNLFDRTYYTSAVNTQFVSIGDARQVSVSSTLEF, encoded by the coding sequence ATGAAGTCCAGGGCAACGTCGGCGGGTTTGGTTAAACAGTGGCTGGGAGCCTCGGTATTGGCGGTTTCGGGGCTGGCGCTGCTGCCCTTGGGCATGGCGCAGGCGGCCGAGGCGCAGCAACAGAGCACCGTGTTCAACTTTGCCCTGGCCGCCAAGCCGTTGCCCCAGGCCTTGAGCGACTTCACCCGGGTGACCGGCATCAGCGTGGTCTACACCGACGAAGCGCCCTACGCCATCAAGGCACCGGCGATCACCGGGCAGATGAGTGCAACCCAGGCCATGCAGCGCCTGTTGGGCAATTCCGGCTTCACGTTCCGCCAGATCGACGCCCGCACCCTGGCCCTGGAACCGTTGCCCACCGAAGGCGCGCTGAACCTCGGCGCTACCACCATCAACGGTACCGCCCAGCCGTCGGACACCACCAGTTATCAGCCGCCGCCGACCAGTTCGGTGATGCGTTCCCATGGCTTGCTGCTGGAAACTCCACAAACCGTTAACGTCGTCCCGGCCCAGGTGATTCGCGATCAACAGCCGCGTAACCTCGACGATGCCCTGGCCAATGTCAGCGGCATCACCCAGGCCAATACCTTGGGCAGCACCCAGGACGCGGTGATGCTGCGCGGGTTTGGCGATAACCGTAACGGTTCGATCATGCAGGACGGCATGCCGGTGGTGCAGGGCCGCGCGCTGAACTCCACCGCCGAGCGCGTCGAAGTGCTCAAGGGCCCGTCGTCATTGCTGTACGGCATTCAGGACCCGGGCGGCGTGGTCAATATCGTCAGCAAGAAGCCCGAGTTGATCCAGTCCACCTCGCTGACCGTGCGCGGCTCGACCTTTGGTGACGGCAAGAACGGCAGTGGCGGCAACCTCGACACCACCGGGCCGATCGGTGACAGCGGGTTGGCGTACCGCTTGATCGTTGATCATGAAGACGAAGATTACTGGCGCAACTTCGGCACCCACCGCGAGAGCCTGATCGCCCCCTCGCTGGCCTGGTATGGCGACAGCACCAAGCTGTTGTTTGCTTACGAGCATCGGGAGTTTCTCTCGCCGTTCGACCGCGGCACCGCCATCGATCCCAAGACCAACCACCCACTTGATATCCCGTCCACGCGCCGCCTGGACGAGCCTTTCAACAACATGGAAGGCCGCTCCGACCTGTACCGCTTCGAAGCCGACCATGACCTGAATGACGATTGGAAAGCCCACTTCGGCTACAGCTGGAACCGCGAGACCTACGATGCCAGCCAGGTGCGTGTGGTAAAGGTCAACAGCAACGGTACCCTGACGCGCAGCATGGACGGCACCCAGGGCGCGCTGACCACGGACCGCTTCGCCACCGCCAGCCTTGAAGGCAAGGTGAACGTCGCCGGGATGCAACACGACCTGACCTTCGGCCTGGATGACGAGTACCGCAAAATCTACCGCGCCGACCTGATCCGCCAGTCGCCCCGGGGTACGTTCAACTACAACGACCCGGTCTACGGTAACGAAGTAGCGGGCACCACAGTCAGCGCGCCGGACAGCAACCAGATGGATCTGTTGCGCAGCGACTCGCTGTTCATGCAGGACGCGATCCACCTCACCGACCAATGGATTGTGGTGGGCGGTGCGCGCTATCAGATGTACGACCAATATGCGGGCAAGGGCGTGCCGTTCACCGCCAACACCGACGGCAATGGCCAGAAATGGGTGCCGCGTGTGGGCCTGGTATACCGCTATACCGACGAGCTGTCGTTCTACGGCAGTTACACCGAGTCGTTCAAACCCAACTCCACCATCGCGCCGCTGGCGAACAAAACGATACTGGATGGCAGCCTTGAGCCGGAGCAATCGAAGTCCTGGGAGTTGGGCACCAAACTCGACATGCCGGGCCGCATCACGGCCAGCGCGGCGCTGTTCAACATCGAAAAGCGTAACGTGCTGGTGCAAGTGGGCGATGGCCTGACGGCGGTCTACAGCGTTGCCGGCAAGGTGCGTTCCCGTGGCCTGGAGCTGGATGCCAGCGGTCAGTTGACGGATAAGTGGAGCGTGATCGGCAGCTATGCGTACACCGATGCTGTTGTCACCGAAGACCCGGACCTGAAGGGCAACCGCCTGCAAAACGTCGCGAAGAACACCGGTTCGCTGTCGGCGGTTTACGACTTTGGCAGCATCCTCGGTGGCGATCAGTTGAGGGTTGGCGCGGGTGCACGGTATGTCGGCGAGCGTTCGGGCGACGCGGCCAACAGTTTCGACCTGCCGGGTTACACCGTGGCCGATGCGTTCGCTACCTATGACACCAAGGTCGACGGGCAGAAGGTCAAGTTCCAGCTCAACGTGAAGAACCTGTTTGACCGTACCTATTACACCTCGGCCGTGAATACCCAGTTCGTGTCCATCGGTGATGCCCGCCAAGTGTCTGTTTCAAGCACCCTGGAGTTCTGA